The Mycobacterium sp. 3519A genome contains a region encoding:
- a CDS encoding AMP-binding protein, protein MSRLLDHLRAHGDNAAVLTETQQLSYRQLADAVEDTAADLDRPRQVVMLEARNETATLVHYLAAMAAGHVVLPVDARRENTAILRTYEPGIVIDAHGIHHRGGPHRLHDDLALLLSTSGTTGSPKLVRLSHRNLISNAEAIADYLDITETDRAATTLPMSYCYGLSVIHSHLLRGAGLILTDRSVVDDEFWQLFRRHRGTSLAGVPYTFELLEHVGTQTLDLPHLRYLTQAGGRMPPERVRFFAELGRSMGWDLYVMYGATEATARMAYLPPQLAATHPAAIGQPIPGGTFSIEPSGELVYRGPNVMLGYAHRPADLALGKTVEALHTGDLARRNADGLYEVIGRTSRFVKMFGLRIDLQRIEAALSEHGVTAFCTDVDDVLAVAVAGGDRTQVQQVAAAAAGVPAGTVKVVAVDELPMLPSGKPDYQAVRQLARPSDTGHPTSLREVFADVLHVDADRIDPDASFVDLGGNSLSYVTMSVRLERTLGRLPADWQRLPLRELEATPTQTQRRRPWWGATLETTVALRAVAILLIVGSHAGLFELWGGAHLLLGIAGYNFGRFCLTPVPRADRVRHLRNTIAWIAGPALAWIVIALMITDDYTPTNLLLANKFLGPHDSMTAGRLWFVEVLVWILVALAVLCWLPAVDRWERQRPFAVAVTFLAAGLALRYDVLGLHLGNDAWFTVLTFWFFAVGWAASKATTIAQRAAVSVVLAISMYGYFDRTERELLVLAGFALLIWLPALRCPPVATALAGVVAEASLYIYLTHFQVYPLFGEHRLLGVVASIVVGIAATYLVTRLRAQISPKLRFMTDSGPISVRNRSLAAPVED, encoded by the coding sequence ATGAGCCGACTCCTCGACCACCTTCGCGCCCACGGCGACAACGCCGCCGTGCTCACCGAAACCCAGCAGCTGTCCTATCGGCAACTCGCCGACGCGGTCGAGGACACCGCCGCAGACCTGGACCGCCCGCGTCAGGTGGTCATGCTCGAAGCCCGCAACGAGACAGCCACTTTGGTTCACTACCTGGCGGCGATGGCAGCCGGGCACGTGGTACTGCCGGTCGATGCGCGGCGCGAGAACACCGCGATACTGCGCACATATGAGCCCGGCATCGTCATCGACGCTCACGGAATCCACCATCGCGGCGGACCTCATCGCCTGCACGACGACCTCGCGCTGTTGCTGTCCACGTCCGGCACCACCGGCTCACCCAAGCTGGTCCGGCTCTCCCACCGAAACCTGATCAGCAACGCCGAGGCCATCGCCGACTACCTTGACATCACCGAAACCGACAGGGCGGCAACTACTCTGCCGATGTCCTACTGCTATGGACTGTCGGTGATCCACAGCCACCTACTGCGCGGCGCCGGGCTGATCCTGACGGATCGCTCGGTCGTCGACGACGAGTTCTGGCAACTGTTCCGCAGGCACCGCGGCACGTCGCTCGCGGGTGTGCCCTACACGTTCGAGTTACTCGAACACGTCGGCACGCAGACGTTGGATCTGCCGCATCTGCGCTACCTCACCCAGGCCGGTGGCCGGATGCCGCCCGAGCGTGTCCGCTTCTTCGCCGAACTCGGGCGGTCGATGGGCTGGGACCTGTACGTGATGTACGGGGCGACGGAGGCCACCGCCCGAATGGCTTATCTGCCACCGCAACTCGCCGCCACCCACCCCGCGGCGATCGGGCAGCCGATTCCCGGCGGCACGTTCTCCATCGAGCCGTCCGGTGAGCTGGTGTACCGGGGGCCCAACGTCATGTTGGGTTACGCGCACCGGCCCGCCGACCTCGCGCTCGGCAAGACCGTCGAGGCGTTGCACACCGGCGACCTCGCCCGGCGCAACGCCGACGGGCTGTACGAAGTGATCGGCCGCACCAGCCGATTCGTGAAGATGTTCGGGCTGCGCATCGACCTGCAACGCATCGAGGCGGCGCTGTCCGAGCACGGCGTGACGGCGTTCTGCACCGACGTCGACGACGTTCTCGCGGTGGCCGTCGCGGGCGGCGACCGCACGCAGGTGCAGCAGGTGGCGGCCGCGGCGGCTGGTGTCCCCGCAGGCACCGTCAAGGTCGTCGCCGTCGACGAACTGCCGATGCTGCCGTCCGGCAAGCCCGACTATCAGGCGGTGCGCCAACTCGCCCGCCCGTCGGACACCGGGCATCCCACCAGCCTGCGCGAGGTGTTCGCCGACGTGCTGCACGTCGACGCCGACCGTATCGACCCCGACGCCAGCTTCGTCGACCTCGGCGGGAACTCGCTGTCCTACGTGACGATGTCGGTGCGGCTGGAACGCACGCTTGGTCGGCTGCCCGCCGATTGGCAACGGCTTCCGCTGCGCGAACTCGAGGCCACGCCGACGCAGACGCAGCGCAGGCGGCCGTGGTGGGGGGCCACCCTTGAGACCACCGTCGCGCTGCGCGCGGTCGCGATACTGCTCATCGTCGGCTCGCACGCCGGACTTTTCGAACTGTGGGGCGGCGCGCATCTGTTGCTCGGCATCGCGGGCTACAACTTCGGCCGGTTCTGCCTGACGCCGGTGCCGCGCGCCGACCGGGTTCGGCATCTGCGCAACACGATTGCCTGGATCGCGGGCCCTGCGTTGGCCTGGATCGTGATCGCGTTGATGATCACCGACGACTACACCCCCACAAACCTGTTGCTGGCCAACAAGTTCCTCGGCCCGCACGACAGCATGACCGCGGGCCGACTGTGGTTCGTCGAAGTGCTGGTGTGGATCCTGGTGGCGCTCGCGGTGCTGTGCTGGCTGCCCGCGGTCGACCGGTGGGAGCGACAGCGGCCCTTCGCCGTCGCGGTGACGTTCCTGGCCGCCGGCCTGGCGCTGCGCTACGACGTCCTCGGCCTGCACCTGGGCAACGACGCGTGGTTCACCGTGCTGACGTTCTGGTTCTTCGCGGTCGGCTGGGCCGCCTCGAAGGCGACGACCATCGCGCAACGCGCGGCGGTGAGCGTGGTGCTGGCGATCAGCATGTACGGCTACTTCGACCGCACCGAACGAGAGCTGTTGGTGCTGGCCGGGTTTGCCCTGTTGATCTGGTTGCCCGCGCTGCGCTGTCCCCCGGTCGCCACGGCCCTCGCCGGTGTCGTCGCGGAGGCGTCGCTGTACATCTACCTGACGCACTTCCAGGTGTACCCGTTGTTCGGTGAGCACCGCCTGCTCGGCGTCGTCGCATCCATCGTCGTCGGGATCGCGGCCACGTATCTGGTGACGAGGCTGCGAGCCCAAATCTCGCCGAAACTACGCTTTATGACGGATTCCGGCCCGATTTCCGTCAGAAACCGTAGTCTCGCCGCACCGGTAGAGGACTAA
- a CDS encoding adenylate/guanylate cyclase domain-containing protein codes for MTATGVVCAACGAEASRAGARFCDACGSALNPPDAHAEYKQVTVLFADVVRSMDLAAALGAERLREVMTALVESCAAVVQNYGGTVDKFTGDGIMAVFGAPIALEDHAVRACLAAQDMQRTTQVLAAEVDRRDGVTLQIRIGLNSGEVIVGEIGSGALGYTAIGDQVGMAQRMESVAPPGGVMVSESTARLVASSVVLDAPETVHIRGFDEPVAARKLLQTGPQQELGPRAVTSFVGRRWEMAAIEGVLDRSVEGHGSIINIVGPAGIGKSRIVAETSALASSRGIPVFFTFCESHAREVPFQAVSRLLRAAFGIEQFADDEAARSSLRARVAGAQDEDLVLLEDLLAIREPGRPPPDIDPDARRRRLTALVNAAYLAQSTPSVYVVENAHWIDPASESLLSEFLSVAPQTSSLVVITHRPEYVGTLSKTPGAQTIALAPLNDSESTTLIGELLGTDPSVARLTKQIAERAGGNPFFAQEIVRDLAERRVLLGERGAYVCPDPATEVSVPASLQAAIAARIDRLDDVAKQTLNAAAVIGLRFDADMLAALVDETALGDLVRMEFIDQVRFTPRPEYAFHHPLIRTVAYESQLKADRAVLHRRLATAIEQRDPDAADENAALIAEHVEAADDLVGAYRWHMRAGGWLTIRDTLAADACWRKARQVADRLPADHPDRTAMRIAPRTLLTGGAWRVRGSGAEVNFDELRDLCEEAGDKRSLAIGMTGVVMKHALNSQYEDASRLAAEHTRLLDAIDDPELIVSLSIAAAVAKYGAGEPDEALRLAQRVIDLAGGDAAMGSLFFGSPLALAIMLRGCIRSGLGIPGWRADFDESMAMARGTDAATRAIVLFYICLIGIPYGAMRSDKTLLTETAETLDLAGRSGAETTLSCARGAHGMALVHRESPEREEGLGLLEQVREETLRERFSLPVLSYIDVEVARVKAECGELDEAIDIVRPYARRERGEVGIFGLAVWVLVESLLRRDGSAGVDEAEHAVTDLASMAAGPGFAIFEVLVVRLRALLALARGDEPAYRDLVARYQAMSKSHGYEGHLAMAATM; via the coding sequence GTGACGGCTACGGGGGTGGTGTGCGCGGCGTGTGGTGCGGAAGCATCCCGGGCCGGCGCCCGGTTCTGCGACGCCTGCGGGTCTGCGCTCAACCCGCCCGATGCGCACGCTGAGTACAAACAGGTGACGGTGCTGTTCGCCGACGTGGTGCGCTCGATGGATCTGGCGGCGGCGCTGGGCGCGGAACGGTTGCGCGAGGTCATGACGGCGCTCGTCGAGAGTTGCGCGGCGGTGGTCCAGAACTACGGCGGCACGGTCGACAAATTCACCGGCGACGGCATCATGGCGGTGTTCGGGGCACCGATCGCACTCGAAGACCATGCGGTCAGGGCGTGTCTGGCCGCGCAGGACATGCAGAGGACCACCCAGGTGCTCGCCGCGGAAGTCGACCGACGTGACGGAGTCACGCTGCAGATACGCATCGGGCTGAACTCGGGCGAGGTCATCGTCGGCGAAATCGGTTCCGGCGCTTTGGGTTACACCGCCATTGGCGACCAGGTGGGGATGGCTCAGCGGATGGAATCCGTCGCTCCGCCCGGCGGCGTGATGGTCAGTGAGTCGACCGCACGGCTGGTGGCCAGTTCCGTCGTCCTCGATGCACCGGAGACCGTGCACATCAGGGGTTTCGACGAACCGGTGGCGGCGCGAAAGCTGTTGCAGACCGGGCCGCAACAAGAGTTGGGTCCGCGAGCCGTCACAAGCTTCGTCGGCCGACGCTGGGAGATGGCGGCGATCGAAGGTGTGCTGGACCGCTCCGTCGAGGGGCACGGCAGCATCATCAACATCGTGGGACCGGCGGGCATCGGTAAGAGCCGGATCGTCGCCGAGACGTCGGCGCTCGCCTCCAGCCGTGGCATTCCGGTGTTCTTCACGTTTTGCGAATCACATGCGAGGGAGGTCCCGTTCCAGGCGGTCAGCCGGTTGTTGAGGGCCGCCTTCGGGATCGAGCAGTTCGCAGACGACGAGGCGGCGCGTTCGAGCCTGCGCGCCCGAGTCGCCGGTGCACAGGACGAGGACCTGGTCCTCCTCGAGGATCTGCTCGCGATACGCGAACCGGGCCGGCCGCCACCCGATATCGACCCCGACGCCCGTCGGCGACGGCTGACAGCGTTGGTGAACGCCGCCTATCTCGCGCAGTCGACACCGTCGGTGTACGTCGTCGAAAACGCACACTGGATCGACCCGGCGAGCGAATCATTGCTCTCCGAATTCCTTTCGGTCGCACCGCAAACCTCCTCGCTGGTGGTGATCACGCACCGACCCGAATATGTCGGCACGCTGAGCAAGACGCCTGGGGCGCAGACGATTGCCCTTGCGCCGCTCAATGATTCCGAGTCCACGACGCTGATCGGCGAACTGTTGGGTACTGACCCGTCGGTGGCCCGGCTGACCAAGCAGATCGCCGAGCGGGCGGGTGGCAACCCGTTTTTCGCCCAGGAGATCGTGCGCGATCTCGCCGAGCGGCGCGTACTGCTCGGCGAGCGGGGCGCGTACGTATGCCCCGATCCCGCAACGGAAGTCAGTGTGCCCGCCTCATTGCAGGCGGCTATCGCGGCCCGCATCGACCGGCTTGACGACGTCGCCAAACAGACGTTGAACGCGGCCGCCGTCATCGGCCTGCGCTTCGACGCCGACATGCTCGCGGCGTTGGTCGACGAAACAGCGCTCGGCGACCTGGTGCGAATGGAATTCATCGATCAAGTGCGGTTCACCCCACGTCCCGAGTACGCGTTCCACCATCCGCTGATTCGCACCGTCGCCTACGAGTCGCAGCTCAAGGCGGACCGCGCAGTGTTGCACCGGCGGCTGGCCACCGCCATCGAACAACGCGATCCCGACGCCGCGGACGAGAACGCGGCCCTGATCGCCGAACATGTGGAAGCGGCCGACGATCTTGTCGGTGCATATCGCTGGCACATGCGTGCGGGCGGGTGGCTGACCATCCGCGACACCTTGGCCGCCGACGCCTGTTGGCGCAAAGCGCGACAGGTGGCCGACCGATTGCCCGCCGACCATCCGGACCGAACGGCGATGCGGATTGCGCCCCGCACCTTGTTGACCGGCGGTGCCTGGCGTGTCAGAGGCAGCGGCGCCGAAGTCAACTTCGACGAGTTGCGGGACCTGTGCGAGGAAGCGGGCGACAAGCGGTCATTGGCCATCGGGATGACAGGTGTGGTGATGAAGCACGCCCTCAACTCCCAATATGAGGATGCGTCGCGTCTGGCTGCCGAGCACACCCGGCTGTTGGACGCGATCGACGATCCGGAGCTGATCGTCTCGCTGTCGATCGCGGCGGCCGTGGCCAAGTACGGGGCGGGTGAACCCGACGAGGCGTTGCGGTTGGCGCAGCGCGTCATCGACCTGGCCGGCGGCGATGCGGCCATGGGCAGTCTGTTCTTCGGGTCGCCGTTGGCGCTCGCGATCATGCTTCGCGGGTGCATCCGAAGTGGACTCGGCATACCCGGTTGGCGTGCTGATTTCGACGAGTCGATGGCGATGGCGCGGGGCACCGACGCCGCGACACGCGCCATCGTGCTCTTCTACATCTGTCTGATCGGCATTCCGTACGGAGCGATGCGATCCGACAAGACTCTGTTGACCGAAACCGCCGAGACGCTCGACCTTGCCGGGCGGTCGGGCGCGGAGACCACGCTCAGCTGCGCCAGGGGGGCGCACGGTATGGCCCTGGTGCATCGCGAGTCCCCTGAGCGCGAAGAGGGCCTCGGGCTGCTCGAGCAGGTTCGGGAAGAGACGCTTCGTGAGCGCTTCAGCCTTCCGGTGTTGTCGTACATCGACGTCGAAGTCGCGCGGGTGAAGGCGGAGTGCGGCGAACTCGACGAAGCCATCGACATCGTTCGCCCCTACGCACGGCGGGAACGGGGCGAGGTCGGGATATTCGGATTGGCCGTGTGGGTTCTGGTGGAGTCACTCCTTCGCCGTGATGGCAGCGCCGGGGTGGACGAAGCCGAGCACGCGGTGACAGATCTGGCGTCCATGGCGGCCGGCCCTGGCTTCGCGATATTCGAGGTTCTGGTGGTGCGTCTGCGCGCGTTGCTCGCGCTGGCGCGTGGCGACGAGCCCGCCTACCGGGACCTCGTGGCTCGCTACCAGGCGATGTCGAAATCGCACGGTTACGAGGGCCACCTGGCAATGGCCGCGACGATGTAG
- a CDS encoding acyl-CoA thioesterase II, translating to MSALSELLDVAAGATADTWIGPASGPAGKRSYGGQFAAQSLAAAWRTVADDRPPTNMHLQFLRGGEAGDPVEYTVTRVFDGRTAAARRVDSHQNGRLLTTTTVSFAAELPGPEHGQRPQLPGDPETLPRTGPAGPAPSMPLDELDIRIADDTVDGEFVRRLWWRATVALPDEPAVHTLVAVYVTDVYMIDPALQVHGHSMQARTHRSGTTDSSIWFHRHVRADEWNLLECRSPAAARGRGVVTASWVRSDGAIAATMTQEGLIAER from the coding sequence ATGAGCGCGCTGTCCGAACTCCTCGACGTCGCCGCGGGCGCCACCGCCGACACCTGGATCGGGCCCGCCAGCGGACCGGCCGGAAAGCGGTCCTATGGCGGGCAATTCGCCGCGCAGAGCCTGGCCGCCGCGTGGCGCACCGTGGCCGACGACCGGCCACCGACCAACATGCATCTGCAGTTTCTGCGCGGCGGCGAGGCCGGTGACCCCGTCGAGTACACCGTGACCCGGGTGTTCGACGGCAGGACCGCGGCGGCCCGGCGCGTCGACTCCCATCAGAACGGTCGCCTGTTGACCACGACGACGGTGTCGTTCGCCGCGGAGCTACCGGGCCCGGAGCACGGACAGCGTCCGCAGCTGCCGGGCGATCCGGAGACGTTGCCGCGGACCGGGCCTGCCGGGCCCGCACCGTCGATGCCGCTCGACGAACTCGACATCCGCATCGCCGACGACACCGTCGACGGCGAGTTCGTCCGTCGATTGTGGTGGCGCGCAACCGTTGCGCTTCCCGACGAGCCCGCCGTGCACACGTTGGTCGCGGTGTACGTCACCGACGTCTACATGATCGACCCCGCGCTCCAGGTGCATGGGCATTCGATGCAGGCCCGCACGCACCGCAGCGGCACCACCGACTCGTCGATCTGGTTTCATCGGCACGTCCGCGCCGACGAATGGAATCTGCTGGAGTGCCGGTCACCCGCCGCGGCGCGCGGACGCGGTGTCGTGACCGCCAGCTGGGTCCGATCCGACGGCGCCATCGCGGCCACCATGACCCAGGAGGGTCTGATCGCGGAGCGTTAG
- a CDS encoding CoA transferase produces the protein MTGTPSPTQPLAGVRIVEISSFVAVPLAGMTLGQLGAEVIRVDPIGGAADYHRWPVTRDGDSIYWAGLNKGKRSVAADFRSAEGQDLVQRLISDAGVLITNVAGREWHSYDTLTRLRPDLIHVEVSGRADGGTGVDYTVNAGIGFPMVTGPAELATPVNHVLPAWDVSCGLYVALAVVTALRHRDATGHGQRVSIPLENVALATAGNLSLFTEVMVNGTARERIGNSVYGQYGQDFLSSDGVSFMIVALTNRHFRDLSELTGTTKAVAALADTLGADFTDEGERYRHRDALSGLFSEWFARHTAEEVTAALSATSVLWERYRTFAETAVDAKVTANPLFNRVEQPRIGAYLAPGLPVEIDGAYPPAVPAPALGDDTAAVLGEWLGMTADEIDGLTASGTVA, from the coding sequence GTGACTGGCACACCCTCTCCGACCCAGCCGCTGGCCGGGGTCCGGATCGTCGAGATCTCCAGCTTCGTCGCGGTGCCGCTGGCGGGGATGACACTGGGTCAACTGGGCGCCGAGGTGATCCGCGTCGACCCGATCGGCGGCGCCGCCGACTATCACCGCTGGCCGGTCACCCGCGACGGCGACAGCATCTACTGGGCCGGGTTGAACAAGGGCAAGCGTTCGGTGGCCGCCGACTTCCGTTCGGCCGAAGGCCAGGACCTGGTGCAGCGGCTGATCTCGGACGCAGGCGTGTTGATCACGAACGTCGCTGGGCGGGAATGGCATTCGTACGACACGTTGACCCGGTTGCGGCCAGACCTGATACACGTCGAGGTGTCCGGCCGCGCCGACGGCGGCACCGGCGTCGACTACACCGTCAACGCGGGCATCGGCTTCCCGATGGTGACCGGGCCCGCCGAACTCGCCACCCCGGTCAATCACGTGCTGCCTGCCTGGGACGTCTCGTGCGGGCTCTACGTGGCGTTGGCCGTCGTGACCGCGTTGCGTCACCGCGACGCGACCGGGCACGGGCAACGGGTCAGCATTCCTCTGGAGAACGTCGCACTGGCGACGGCAGGCAACCTCAGCCTGTTCACCGAGGTGATGGTGAACGGCACCGCCCGCGAGCGCATCGGCAACTCGGTGTACGGCCAGTACGGCCAGGACTTCCTCAGCAGCGACGGGGTGTCGTTCATGATCGTCGCGCTCACCAATCGGCATTTCCGCGATCTGTCCGAACTCACCGGCACCACCAAAGCCGTTGCCGCGCTGGCCGACACGCTCGGCGCCGACTTCACCGACGAGGGCGAGCGGTACCGCCACCGCGACGCGCTGTCCGGTCTGTTCAGCGAGTGGTTCGCCCGGCACACCGCAGAGGAGGTCACCGCCGCCTTGTCCGCGACTTCGGTGTTGTGGGAGCGCTACCGCACGTTCGCCGAGACCGCCGTCGACGCCAAGGTGACCGCCAACCCGCTGTTCAACCGCGTCGAGCAACCGCGCATCGGTGCGTATCTGGCGCCGGGTCTGCCGGTGGAGATCGACGGTGCCTATCCGCCCGCGGTGCCCGCACCGGCACTCGGCGACGACACCGCCGCGGTGCTCGGCGAATGGCTGGGGATGACCGCCGACGAGATCGACGGGCTGACCGCCTCGGGCACCGTCGCATGA